In Streptomyces sp. 840.1, one DNA window encodes the following:
- a CDS encoding GntR family transcriptional regulator has translation MEQGRACEEVRPPYASVASVTAHSPVRVPEQARGEHTHGEQPPPRHAVRRHSVRGQILEALRAALVDGELIPGQVYSAPALGARFGVSATPVREAMQQLAVEGAVEVVPNRGFRVAERGPRELAELAEVRALIEVPVMLRLARTVAPAGWCALRPLADATVAAAAVGDRASYAEADRAFHGAVLALSGNTQLVAVADELHRRSQWPLETNPVTRRADLLADASEHTALLDALIAQDVVVVQSLVREHFAGSGG, from the coding sequence GTGGAGCAGGGCAGAGCGTGTGAGGAGGTGCGGCCGCCGTACGCGTCCGTCGCCTCCGTGACCGCCCACTCGCCCGTCCGGGTGCCCGAACAGGCCCGCGGCGAGCACACCCACGGCGAGCAGCCCCCGCCCCGGCACGCGGTGCGGCGGCACTCCGTGCGCGGCCAGATCCTGGAAGCCCTGCGCGCCGCCCTCGTCGACGGCGAGCTGATCCCCGGGCAGGTCTACTCCGCCCCGGCCCTCGGCGCCCGCTTCGGGGTCTCCGCCACCCCCGTGCGCGAGGCGATGCAGCAGCTGGCCGTCGAAGGAGCCGTCGAGGTCGTGCCGAACCGGGGCTTCCGGGTCGCGGAGCGCGGCCCGCGCGAGCTGGCCGAGCTGGCGGAGGTGCGGGCGCTGATCGAGGTGCCCGTCATGCTGCGGCTCGCCCGGACCGTGGCCCCGGCCGGCTGGTGCGCCCTGCGCCCGCTGGCCGACGCCACCGTCGCGGCGGCGGCCGTCGGTGACCGGGCCAGTTACGCCGAGGCGGACCGGGCCTTCCACGGAGCGGTGCTCGCCCTGTCCGGCAACACCCAGCTCGTCGCGGTGGCCGACGAACTGCACCGCCGCTCCCAGTGGCCCCTGGAGACCAACCCGGTCACCCGCCGCGCCGACCTCCTGGCGGACGCGTCCGAGCACACCGCGCTCCTGGACGCGCTGATCGCCCAGGACGTGGTGGTCGTGCAGTCACTGGTACGGGAGCACTTCGCCGGTTCCGGGGGCTGA
- a CDS encoding ATP-binding protein: protein MERQEQGRLHRRLGSADLAAVSEVRGAVRELLRYRWKEEPAQVAELLLSELVTNALVHTDEGAVVAVSVAPRKLRVEVRDFVPGMPVSHAPNADDGTHGRGLILVESLADAWGISPKALGKVVWFELEGERP from the coding sequence ATGGAGCGTCAGGAGCAGGGCCGGCTGCATCGCAGACTGGGCAGCGCCGATCTGGCAGCGGTGTCCGAAGTGCGAGGCGCGGTAAGGGAATTGCTGAGGTACCGCTGGAAGGAGGAGCCCGCGCAGGTGGCCGAGCTGCTGCTCAGCGAGCTGGTGACCAACGCCCTGGTCCACACGGACGAGGGCGCTGTCGTCGCCGTCAGCGTGGCGCCCCGGAAACTGCGGGTGGAGGTAAGGGACTTCGTCCCCGGGATGCCCGTGTCGCACGCACCGAACGCCGACGACGGTACGCACGGCAGAGGGCTGATCCTGGTGGAGAGCCTCGCGGACGCCTGGGGGATCAGCCCCAAGGCGCTGGGCAAGGTGGTGTGGTTCGAGCTCGAAGGCGAACGGCCCTGA
- a CDS encoding DUF2637 domain-containing protein, which produces MRLTDISLDWLLPGAVLLAGVMAAVAVALVARGKRAADTSAADDTWERSEDRRRRKEALYATASYVLLFCCAAVAAALSFHGLVGFGRQNLGLSGGWEYLVPFGLDGAAMFCSVLAVREASHGDAALGSRLLVWTFAGAAAWFNWVHAPRGLSHAGAPHFFAGMSLSAAVLFDRALKQTRVAALREQGLVPRPLPQIRIVRWLRAPRETFGAWSLMLLEGVRTLDEAVDEVREDRREKEQNRLRRKDQEKLDRAQIKALNRQNRAWGRVGRGGAQADVQAITASTGSAQSVAEPAISEPGQLPLRPRPSLQAVTGSSSKNAPDLSTTDPRAVDLPPEDDTQALPRLDSLEQKLKALEQQFG; this is translated from the coding sequence ATGAGACTGACCGACATATCGCTCGACTGGCTGCTTCCGGGCGCCGTGCTGCTCGCGGGAGTCATGGCGGCGGTGGCGGTGGCGCTGGTCGCACGCGGCAAGCGCGCCGCCGACACGTCCGCGGCCGACGACACCTGGGAACGCAGCGAGGACCGCCGCAGGCGCAAGGAAGCGCTCTACGCCACCGCTTCGTACGTTCTGCTGTTCTGCTGCGCGGCGGTCGCCGCCGCGCTCTCCTTCCACGGGCTCGTCGGCTTCGGCCGGCAGAACCTCGGCCTCTCCGGGGGCTGGGAGTACCTGGTGCCCTTCGGGCTCGACGGGGCCGCCATGTTCTGCTCCGTGCTCGCCGTGCGGGAGGCCAGCCACGGAGACGCGGCGCTCGGCTCCCGGCTGCTGGTGTGGACCTTCGCCGGCGCTGCCGCCTGGTTCAACTGGGTGCACGCACCGCGCGGCCTGAGCCACGCGGGCGCCCCGCACTTCTTCGCGGGGATGTCGCTCTCGGCGGCCGTCCTCTTCGACCGGGCGCTGAAGCAGACCCGTGTCGCCGCGCTGCGCGAGCAGGGCCTGGTGCCCCGCCCGCTGCCGCAGATCCGGATCGTCCGGTGGCTGCGCGCTCCCCGGGAGACCTTCGGCGCCTGGTCGCTGATGCTCCTCGAAGGCGTACGCACGCTGGACGAGGCGGTCGACGAGGTACGCGAGGACCGCAGGGAGAAGGAGCAGAACCGTCTCCGCAGGAAGGACCAGGAGAAGCTGGACCGGGCCCAGATCAAGGCCCTGAACCGGCAGAACCGGGCCTGGGGCCGGGTGGGCCGGGGCGGCGCCCAGGCGGACGTCCAGGCCATCACCGCCTCGACGGGCTCCGCGCAGTCCGTCGCGGAGCCCGCCATATCCGAGCCGGGTCAGCTGCCACTGCGACCCCGGCCATCCCTGCAAGCCGTAACCGGCTCCAGCTCCAAGAACGCCCCGGACCTGAGCACGACTGATCCGAGAGCGGTCGACCTCCCTCCCGAGGACGACACCCAGGCCCTGCCCCGGCTCGATTCGCTGGAGCAGAAACTGAAGGCCCTGGAGCAGCAGTTCGGCTGA
- a CDS encoding (2Fe-2S)-binding protein, producing the protein MPLPALLPAPLPAAAPSAVTEAYARLAEVFPGLRAEVLTDGESAPGGVGWVGAHELAAGGSALDTFLAWDNAQVLRDYGQQARPDVVASFGLHRYAWPACLLVTVPWFLHRRVPRIPVEDVSFQRALGHLTLRVREFACLPDDPAAALPGARVVADEAALRAEVLASVAEHLGPVLDGFGPRMRRGKRALWGMATDEIVEGLWYIAHLLGEERRAMAELEALLPGTTKPYVGTAGFRELTGPAGESLPTRDRASCCLFYTLRPEDTCVTCPRTCDADRVRKLTPAP; encoded by the coding sequence ATGCCCCTCCCCGCCCTGCTCCCCGCCCCGCTTCCCGCAGCGGCGCCCTCGGCCGTGACCGAGGCGTACGCGCGTCTGGCCGAGGTCTTCCCGGGGCTGCGCGCCGAGGTACTCACGGACGGCGAGTCCGCCCCGGGCGGCGTCGGCTGGGTCGGCGCGCACGAGCTGGCGGCCGGCGGCAGCGCCCTGGACACCTTCCTCGCCTGGGACAACGCGCAGGTGCTGCGGGACTACGGACAGCAGGCCAGGCCCGACGTGGTCGCCAGCTTCGGACTGCACCGCTACGCCTGGCCGGCCTGTCTGCTGGTGACAGTGCCGTGGTTCCTGCACCGGCGGGTGCCCCGGATTCCGGTCGAGGACGTCTCCTTCCAGCGCGCGCTGGGCCATCTGACCTTGCGGGTAAGGGAGTTCGCCTGCCTGCCCGACGACCCGGCGGCGGCGCTGCCGGGCGCCCGGGTGGTGGCGGACGAGGCCGCGCTGCGCGCCGAGGTCCTCGCCTCCGTGGCCGAGCACCTCGGACCGGTGCTCGACGGCTTCGGACCGAGGATGCGGCGCGGGAAGCGGGCCCTGTGGGGCATGGCGACCGACGAGATCGTCGAGGGCCTCTGGTACATCGCCCATCTGCTGGGCGAGGAGCGGCGGGCGATGGCCGAGCTGGAGGCCCTCCTGCCGGGCACCACCAAGCCGTACGTCGGCACCGCGGGCTTCCGTGAACTGACCGGACCGGCGGGCGAGTCACTGCCCACCCGGGACCGGGCGAGCTGCTGCCTCTTCTACACACTGCGGCCCGAGGACACCTGCGTCACCTGCCCGCGCACCTGTGACGCCGACCGGGTCCGGAAGCTGACGCCCGCTCCCTGA